GCCTCCTAAACCACAAGGATTCAAAACATAGAGAATTCTTCTTTAtagaaaaaaagacagggaTGTAAAGAAAATCAGCAATGACAATTTAGACCACAGGATGAGTGAAGGCCACCTTAAATTAATGTCTGCCTTGCACCACATCAGCAGCCCTGAGTAAAGAGGATCTGAGCAACCTTCTCTAATGTCAAAGCTCGCTTTGAGCAGAGGCACAGAACCAATGGGGAGATTCACAGGTTTAATTCAATACACAGTACTTTCTCTGTCTTTATATTGTGGTATTCGGGTGCCTTCACTGAAATAAGTGACctctttgaaaagcagaagcactTTGAAATCCTTCTGCTATCACCCACCTGTCTAACAAAACTGTTGTTACAAATTTTCACAGTATATAAGAGTCTGCAAGAATGACAACAAAAAACAGAGCATAACCCACCTGAGGCAGCTTCTTGTGAGCACAGTTTACTCCTCCAACGAAAATCATGTTGGGCATCAGAGGTCTGGGATAGTGTAAAACAAAGTCTATCTTCATGAGCCAGATGGAAATGTGGCTTAAGAGATCTGTTACAGTCACGTCACGCTGGAGGAACTCAGAAGCCAGTTTTGCATATGGTTGAAAGACAAAAtcacacagaaaagaatttagGAAGTCAAATAGGAGATTCTTCACTCGCTGGAGAAAGCTCATGTGGTCTGAAAGGTCTGTGAGCAGCCTGGGGACATAAGAAGGGGGGTGGGGACATCGAGTGGCTTCAAATTCTAAACCACATGGCATTTGCTGCAAAAAAGCTATGGAAGGAACTGAAAGATGCTCAGCCACGATCTGCCCACAGGGTAGTATTGGATCTGTAAAGACTGCATCAAACTTACTCTCCTCAAGATATCTGACAAGCTCTTTGTTGTGCAGTAAGTATGTACAGGTAGACAGGAACATGGCAGAAGTATTTTTGGCTCCTTCATACATTATAAGAAATCTTTGCAGAAGAGATCcttcttcaaatacattttgGCTAGTTTTCCAGAAAGCGTAATCCAGCTCTTCCTGTGTTAAAGGGACTGGGTACTTTTTCATAACAAAactcttttctggttttatgtaTACATTTATCTCAGGTGCAACGACAACGATTTCATGTCCCTTCTGGCTGAGACTGTCCAACACTTGCCTCATGCTGAGCCAATGGCTCCCATCCAGTGGCACCACCAGaagcttcccagcagcagccaaacccGGCAGGACCAGGAGCAGAACCAGCATGGCTGTGACATGCAGGTGAGCACTGAGCACTGGGgccatttctgcagaaatctggTGAGTGCTGCCCAGAGAGAAAACCCCTGTTGGCGCTGAAGTAGTAgctccagctctgtgcttttaAACAATCTGTGCTACAATTTAACTTTTGATCCTTGAACATATTTATTTGCTGTCTGTTCAATGTGTAACCATTCATTTGATAAATAGCTACTTCGCAAGTACTAAGTTCAAGTAACTCCGCACTCTGGTGGTGTGTAGTGGATGCACATGAAAATGCCTCTGTGTTTCTAATAGATGAACAGTAAAGAATGTCCCAAGAAGGAAGCAGGGATGTTTCTGGCTGGGACTGCACTTCTGATAGTCTCACTGTGTCAGAACCCTTTGCAAATGCAGGAGTCTGTCACATCAGCCTAGCAGAGGCCACTAAGGCTCACCTGAGCCTCCCACCCCTCTTTTTGAAGACTCATCTCTAGGAGGCCAATGGCCCCATAGCAGATGAGGAAGAGCTGTTCAGGATGGTTTCTGGACTGAGGAGATTGATGAAGATGGAAGCACGACAAAAATTAGATGTTAAGCATCATGGAAGCACTGTAAGCTCCTGCAAAGGAACACACAAATGAGAATTTTGATGAAGTTCCTCCATAAGACGATAACAGCCCCAAGAGCTGGACTCAGAATAACCCCTTGAGGCTGGTGCAGAGTGTGCTCTTTTGTTATACAGTGGCTGTGCCCACCTCCAGCATGAAAGCTGAGGGTGTTGGAGGATAGAGCTGTTCCCTCCTCATCCTGGGAAGATTTCTTCTAGAATGACTCTTCCTCTGAGACCTCCTAGATGGGAAAGGTCCATCCATGTCTTCCTTTGAGACCAGTAGTGGGTCTatctccttgctttttttcccccagacgTTTAGTGGGAGACCTGTTCTTCCAGATGTAGGTCCAGCTATTTCAGCCCCCTCTGCCTGTTCTCATTTGCAAGCACACAAGACCCATGACTCCCATCtagcagcagcaccagcagttTCCTGGTGtggggaagggacctcagagagAATTGGCTTTGCAGTGATTTGAGATTAGGGAAGAAAATAACACCTTCTCAAACAAACTGTGGGGAGTGATGCACAGAGAAGCTCTTGTTCAGTTCTTGTCAAGAAGttaaaagcatttcattaaGAGCAATGTTGGTGTTTCCAGCAGAGCATTGCTGGCCTATGATCTGCAAAACAAAGGAATGTTTCTTCAGACAAATAAAAGAATGACTGAAAAGCTCTGCACTGTCAGATCTAACCAAATTCATGAATTAAACTGCTGACCTATGACAGCCTGCAAATCAAGCACTCTGGTGACTGATGGCACATTCCAAACAAACATATCTTTTGAGTGTACCATATTCCAAATCACACAAAAACTTTcttaacagaaaaacaaaatgactCAGGAATGGAGATCAAGCTTTCCATGCCCCTTTGGGGTGAGCAGCTCCACTGCTTGATAGATGCTAGGACAGTGACTTCTATTCACTGTGTTTTGTAACAGGCTTCTCCatcctggggcagagctggaaaagaagtCCTGATGTAAACAGGACCCaggactgagaaaaaaagaagcttcttATCCATATCAGTGAAAAACAAGAGTCTTGTGCcataaaacaacagaaacattCCTTTTTCTAAAGAGCACTTGGAAGCTACAGGATACTAGTCCTAAAGAAGATATTTGCTGTACCTCAGACACTCATGAGCTCAAGCAGGGCAAAATGCATTGTAAAAGGTAAtgaagctgagaaaactgggtttgttcaacactgagaagagaaggcttaggggagacttTATTACAATGTGCAAGTACCTAAggggcagctacaaagaagacagactccctatttacaaagAGTGACCTGGACaagacaaggagcaatgggcacaagttgctcctggggagattccaattgaatgcaagaggaaattttttcattctgaggaCAGACAcacattggaatggtctcccaggggaggtggtggattcaCCCACTTTGCAAAGCTTTAAGTCTCTGCTCGAAAGGGTGTTGAGACATCTCAAATAAACAGTAATATTAGAAGGactggaccagatgatccttgatgTCCCTTCAAATATTTACTGAATAATTGAAGAACAAGGGCAAGTGTGGAGTCTTTCATCTGGAAAAGAACAACCCCAAGTACCACTGTACAccagggactgagctgttggagcagcaaagctgaaaaggacctgggggtgctggtggatggaaggatgcccatgagccagcaatgtgtccttgtggccaagaaggccaatggcatcctagggtcaagagaggttctccttcccctctgctctgccctggtgaggttGCAGCTGGAATATAGTATCCAggtctgggcccctcagttccagaaggacagggaactgcttgagagactccagtgcagagcaaccaagatgatgaagggagtggaacatctgccttatgaagaaaggctgagggagcagggTATAcactttggagaagaggagactgaaggGTGACCTCAttcatgtttataaatataGAAGGGGTGAACGCCAGGAGGATGAAACCAGGCAGAAAATAGATCGTGAGGtagaaagcaacagaaaaataatttctttcataaCTGATTGTCTACATCAGCCCAAACAGGCATTTGATTCCCATCTGCAATACAAAGCTCCACCTCTGTAAACATATCAATCCATCTCAGCAAGAATTTAAAACAGAGCATGACCCACCTGAGGCAGCTTCTTGGGAACACAATTCACTCCTCCAACGAAAATCATGTTGGGCATCAGAGGTCTGGGATAGTCTAACACAAAATCTAACCTCAGGAGCCAAATGGAAGCATGGCTTAAGAGATCTGGAGCAGTCACGTCACGCTGGAGGAACTCAGAAGCCAGTTTTTCATATGGTTGAAAGGCAAAATCACACAGAAAAGTATTGGGGATTTCAAAGAGAAGGTTCTTTACCCGCTGCAGAAAGCTCATGTTGTCTGAAAGGTCTGTGAGCATCCTGGGGACATAAGAAGGGGGACTGGGACACCGAGTGGCTTCAAATTCTAAACTGCATGGCATTCCTCtcaaaaaaaacacagaagggaCTGCAAGATGTTCAGCCAGGATCTGCCCACAGAGTAGTACAGGGTCTGTCAGGACAGCATCAAAGTTACTCTCCTGGAGATACTGGATAAGAGATTTGTTGTAGAGTAAGCGTGCACAGTTGGAGATTGCCATATCAGAGAGTCTTTTCATATGTTGgtatattttaagaaatctttCCAGAGAAGATCCTTCTTGAAGTGCATCTTGTAAAAATGCCTGGAAATGTTCGTCCAGATCTTCCTGAGTAAAATTGACTGGGTGGAATTTCATAACATAATTCTCTGATGGTTTTATATGCAAGCCTATCTCAGGTGCAACAACAACAATTTCATGTCCCTTCTCTCTGAGACTGTCCAACACTTCCCTCATGCTGAGCCAATGGCTCCCATCCACTGGCACCACCAGaagcttcccagcagcagccaaacccGGCAGGACCAGGAGCTGAACCAGCATGGCTGTGACATGCAGGTGAGCACTGAGCACTGGGgccatttctgcagaaatctggTGAGTGCTGCCCAGAAAAGAAACCCCTGTTGTTGCTGAAGTAGTAgctccagctctgtgcttttaAGCAATCTGTGCTACAATTTAACTTTTGATCCTTCCAAGTATTTACTGTGTGGTAAATATATAATCACTGAATTGATATAAGGCTGGCTAACGAGGAATAGAGTTCAGCAGTGCACCTGGGCAGGTGATAAATGTGGTGAATGCACCAGATAAGGAAGAGCTTTGGCAGCAATGCTGCCTTCAAGCAGGAGCTACCAAGCCACTACTGGGGTTGATTTTGTCCTGAGAGCCCACACAGCCCTCAGCAAGATGAAATCCTGCAAGGGCTCCCTGCCAACAGAGACACTGCTCCTTAGCCTGAGAGTCCACAGCCTCCCACATCCCTGATGATTCCAGCTTTGGAAATAGCCATATGAAGGAAAAGACACATTCACTGACAgacaaagaagagagaagggtGCAAGGGTGCCCAAGGACAGCCTTCTGATGTGCACTTCTCTGTAAATAGCAGACCCTGCTAAACCAATTTCCACAGTCATATGGGTTGCACCCGACTGCTTGGCTTTGACAACCTCTGAGACTTGCCTGCTGTTCATGCATCATTCACTCAGGCAGAACGTTCCACATTATTCTATGCAAAATGATTTGAAGTAGACATCATGAGAACAGCATCaagcacatggaagagaaggTTATCagcagtcagcatggatttaccagGGGGGAATCATTCTTGTCTCATCTGACAGCTTTCTGCGATCTTGTAACTGAATGGGTACTTTTTGTACAGTTTCTCATGACATCCTCttgagcaagctcaggaaatgtgggatagaAGAATGAGCAATGAGATGGACTAACAACTGGCTGCACAATTCAGGTGAAAGACTGGTGATCAgtggtgcagagtccagctggacACCTGTAACTAGGGGAGTCCTCCAGGGaccagtgctgggtccagtcctgttcaacatctttatcaatgaccttgatgaGGAAACAGGGTGTCTTcttagcaagtttgctgatgacacaaagctgggaggagtggctgacacctgtgctgccattcagaggaaCCTAGGCAGGCAGGAGGGTTGAGCAGGGAGATGTTTAATGAATTAGAAGAAGGGCAAGTGTGGAGTCTTTCATCTGGGAAGGAACAACCCCGAGTACCACTGTACAccagggactgagctgttggagcagcaaagctgaaagggacctgggggtgctggtggatggaaggatgcccatgagccagcaatgtgtccttgtggccaagaaggccaatggcatcctggggtcaagagaggttctccttcccctctgctctgccctggtgaggttGCAGCTGGAATATTGTATCCAGGTCTGGGCCCCTCcgttccagaaggacagggaactgcttgagagactccagtgcagagccacaaagatgatgaagggagtggaacatcttccttacaaggagaggctgagggagctgggacccttcagcttggagaagagactgaggggtgacctcattcATGTtcataaatatgtaaggggagAGAACCAGGAGGATgaagccaggctcttttcaaTTAtgtccaatgacaggacaaggggcaatgagTAGAAGCTTTAGCATCAGAgtttccacataaatataaggaaaaaacatttttcactgtgacggtgacagagcactggcacaggctgcccagcaggttgtggagtctccttctctggagacattcaaagcccacctggaggtgttcctgtgtgacctcctgtaggtgaccctgctctggaagggggcttggacttgatgatcttttgtGAAGTCCCATCCAAGCTCTGACTTTCTTTGGTTTCTGTGATCAACTGAGCATAATTTACAAGTGAAAGTCATAGCTGCCCACACAGAAAATAGATCGTGATgaagaaagcaacagaaaaataatttctttcataaCTGATTGTCTACATCAGCCCAAACAGGCATTTGATTCCCATCTGCAATACAAAGCTCCACCTCTGTAAACATATCAATCCATCTCAGCAAGAATTTAAAACAGAGCATGACCCACCTGAGGCAGCTTCTTGGGAACACAATTCACTCCTCCAACGAAAATCATGTTGGGCATCAGAGGTCTGGGATAGTCTAACACAAAATCTAACCTCAGGAGCCAAATGGAAGCATGGCTTAAGAGATCTGGAGCAGTCACGTCACGCTGGAGGAACTCAGAAGCCAGTTTTTCATATGGTTGAAAGGCAAAATCACACAGAAAAGTATTGGGGATTTCAAAGAGAAGGTTCTTTACCCTCTGCAGAAAGCTCATGTTGTCTGAAAGGTCTGTGAGCATCCTGGGGACATAAGAAGGGGGACTGGGACACCGAGTGGCTTCAAATTCTAAACTGCATGGTACTCCTCtcaaaaaaaacacagaagggaCTGCAAGATGTTCAGCCAGGATCTGCCCACAGAGTAGTACAGGGTCTGTCAGGACAGCATCAAAGTTACTCTCCTGGAGATACTGCATAAGAGATTTGTTGTAGAGTAAGCGTGCACAGTTGGAGATTGCCATATCAGAGAGTCTTTTCATATGTTGgtatattttaagaaatctttCCAGAAAAGATCCTTCTTGAAGTACCTCTTGTAAAAATGCCTGGAAATTTTCATCCAGCTCTTCCTGAGTAAAATTGACTGGGTGGAATTTCATAACATAATTCTCTGATGGTTTTATATGCAAGCCTATCTCAGGTGCAACAACAACAATTTCATGTCCCTTCTCTCTGAGACTGTCCAACACTTCCCTCATGCTGAGCCAAGGGCTTCCATCCACTGGCACCACCAGaagcttcccagcagcagccaaacccagcaggaccaggagcTGAACCAGCATGGCTGTGACATGCAGGTGAGCACTGAGCACTGGGgccatttctgcagaaatctggTGAGTGCTGCCCAGAAAAGAAACCCCTGTTGTTGCTGAAGTAGTAgctccagctctgtgcttttaAGCAATCTGTGCTACAATTTAACTTTTGATCCTTCCAAGTATTTACTGTGTGGTAAATATATAATCACTGAATTGATATAAGGCTGGCTAACGAGGAATAGAGTTCAGCAGTGCACCTGGGCAGGTGATAAATGTGGTGAATGCACCAGATAAGGAAGAGCTTTGGCAGCAATGCTGCCTTCAAGCAGGAGCTACCAAGCCATTACTGGGGTTGATTTTGTCCTGAGAGCCCACACAGCCCTCAGCAAGATGAAATCCTGCAAGGGCTCCCTGCCAACAGAGACACTGCTCCTTAGCCTGAGAGTCCACAGCCTCCCACATCCCTGATGATTCCAGCTTTGGAAATAGCCATATGAAGGAAAAGACACGTTCACTGACAgacaaagaagagagaagggagcagagaggagcagaaccaGTGTGGCCATGTCTTGCAGATGAGCACTGAACACCAGGGCCATCTCCAGAGGATTCCATGGAGTGCTGTCCAGAAGGATTATCCACACCTCCCTTATTTTAAGCAATCTGTGCTCTTGTTCTCTACATTATATTTCAGACTTATTTGCTGTAAGTCAAATGTATAATCATGGATATGCTAAAGACAGAATAACAGCTCTTAAAATTTCAGCCAGCTTGGTAGATGTTAATCAGAATATCAGGTAGACTGGGAAACACCCAGCTGTGTATTGGAGGACATTGGGATTTAAGGAAATGAGGGATCCTTCAACAAGTCCTCTGCTCAAAAGTGCTGATTAACAGATCATTAATTTTCCAACAAAGAATTTTCAGTGTAAGAAAATCCCTCCCCTCTTGCCAGTCCAAATAATTTTTGATATGTAACagattagaaaaatattaatatttcataaggaaaataatcttttttctttatcagttTTATATCTTAACGCtttaatgaaaatggaaaatttgcttttaaatttaatttaccTGAAAGACCTCCTTTTGGAAGGACAAAATGTGGTCTGGAAGGAGAAATTATATGGGTATGCTTTTTGCCAGATATATTTAAAACTGGATTAGCAACTCAGAAATGCCTTTCTGGATTAGTCTGGGAAGAGCATGCCTCAGGGCCATGGAAGCAAACACTAATGCGCAGGCAAGATTTGCATACAGTCTTCCCTAATTATGATAATTGTTGCCCCAAACCAATTCTTACCATACAGTAATTTACTCTGGAGGTTGATGGTATgcaccagattttttttaagggcatTTACTGAACTACATCATCCATTGGTACAATCTTGTGGGGAAACTTTTCAGAAGGCCATGTAAGCTGTTGCAGACGGCTTGGTGATGTTTAGCGGCTACAAAAATCTCCCACATTTTTGCAGAAATTGCAGAAGAAATCCATGTGGTGAAAGGATAAGCCTAGACTGACAGAATAACCAGAACATTATCTCCCAACAGATACTTTATAACACTTCACTGATGAAGTATCAAAGGATGGTTCTATTAACTGATAAGattcattgtttttaaaaaccaaatgtGACAGTAAAAGAAACAGTTTCAGGTACTGATACCAATCTGGCAAACAGAAGAAGCAGAGCTGCATGCTAAGATGGGGAGCACCCTCACTGGTGGGTATGTGCCTCACTAGTGAGAATGCAGAGATAAACTACTTCCCTCTAGCCCAAAGAAAACAATTGTGTAAGCAAAAATGCCTAGATCCTACTAATGTTACAGAAGAATACCTGCAAGAGTgggaaagaattaaaatcaaCCCAGTTTTTCACCAATTTTCTTTGTCCTTACAGTATGTACGTATAAATTCCTCAAATTCACATATACAATTATATGCACACAAAGTATTTGCAAACAACCTTTTGCCTTCAAACCTTACCAAAATTTATCAAGGAAATCACTGACCTGAGATAACtggtttttctttccacagtttCTACCTCCAATGAAAATTATGTTAGGCATCACTGGCATGGGGTACTCAAAAACAAAATCCATTCTTTTCAGACAAATGGATCCATGGCTTAAGAGCTCCTTCACTGTTACTGGTCTGTGGAGAATATCTGAGGCCAAAAGTTCAAATGGAAATAGGCAAAATTGCAAAGAAAGGATTCTGGTTATTTCAGAAGTAAGGTTTTCACACGCTGGATAAATGTCATGTGGCCTGAGTTGTCTGTGAATGTTCTTGGGCCATAGGAAGGGGGGTCTGGACACTGGGTAGCCTGCAAATCAAAACTGCAGGAAAGTCCCCataaaaagaagacagatgGGACAGAGAGACGCAGAGGCAGTATTTCTCCACATGGTGCAACAGGATCTGTGAAAACAGCATCAAATTTACTCCCTTTAAGATAATGCATCAGATCCTTATTGTGCAGGAAAGTGGTACAGGAGGAGACGTAGAGATCGGAGATGACTTCAACTTTTTCATAGTGCATTAATTCTTTGAAGAAGGAGTTTTCTCTCAAAAAGATCATTCACAAATGAGTGCCTGCTTGTTCCCAGTTCTTCCCTTGGTAAAGGCACTGGATATGTTTTGAGAGTGTAACATTCAGATGCTTTCACATTCAGGTTTACTTCAGGTGCAACAATGATGACTTTGTGCTCTTTGTGGCCAAGGgccaccagtgctgagcacgTGCTGAGCCAGTGACTCCCATCCATGGGCACcaccagcagctttccaccATCTCCCAAGCAAAACAGggacaggaaaaccaaaaccccagcAGAAGCTAAGTAACTGGCTTTCCTTCCATGAGCCATGTTCCTAGAAATCCCAAGTCTGTTCATCTGCCCCGACCTAACAAATTTTAAGTAGACCCGGGGCCCCCTGCCAGAGTCTCACATTCTCACTTAATAATTCAGCTTTTCCAGCAAAACCAGTCACCAGGAACCACTCAAGGAATTGATGAATGATTTAAGGAATGCAGTGGCACCTTGGGTTGAGCAGACCTGAGCCTGGTATCTGAGGCTCCCTTGGGCTGGGTCTTTCCTGATAGTTTCCATGTATTGATTGATGTTAGattgaaattaaaatcaaatttgtGAAAACAAATCCCAAGGTTTTGGGTAGTGCTGGCACTTAAAAGTAACTGGGCTTGCTAAAAGCAGGTGTTAAAgtgctctttctttctttagttCTTTCgtgctttcttctttctttctctctttgtctctttatttgtctctttctctctttgttgTAATTAGGTTGTAGCTTCAATATACTTGTGAAGAAAGCAGTTGCATTTATCTTGTTGAGTCATGCAGCCTATTGATAATCTTCTAGTTAATGATTCACAGATTTAGGCTGTGAGCTGGTGAAtcaggttttttggggttttttttccccttcattgtTTGTAAAGCCAAATGCAGTGCCCCTGCCTGTGGTTACATGTAATCTGAGGTGTGTGTTGAGAGGCCAGTTTTCCTTTGAACACTGAAGATCTCCAGTGACTCAGAAAGTCTGCTGCAAACAACTGCAACACCACGGTGACAAGTGAAAGCAGGAATCTCCAGTGTCCATTGACACCCAGCAAAGATGTTGTCTGTGTTTTTGCTTGTACAGGGAAAATAATGAGTcagagtttttctttctcagtgt
The nucleotide sequence above comes from Heliangelus exortis chromosome 6, bHelExo1.hap1, whole genome shotgun sequence. Encoded proteins:
- the LOC139797585 gene encoding UDP-glucuronosyltransferase 1A1-like isoform X4, whose translation is MAPVLSAHLHVTAMLVLLLVLPGLAAAGKLLVVPLDGSHWLSMRQVLDSLSQKGHEIVVVAPEINVYIKPEKSFVMKKYPVPLTQEELDYAFWKTSQNVFEEGSLLQRFLIMYEGAKNTSAMFLSTCTYLLHNKELVRYLEESKFDAVFTDPILPCGQIVAEHLSVPSIAFLQQMPCGLEFEATRCPHPPSYVPRLLTDLSDHMSFLQRVKNLLFDFLNSFLCDFVFQPYAKLASEFLQRDVTVTDLLSHISIWLMKIDFVLHYPRPLMPNMIFVGGVNCAHKKLPQEFEEIVDASGEHGIVVFSLGSMVSDIPIKQAREIADALATIPQTVLWRYTGKVPPNLPKNVKLVKWLPQNDLLAHPKTRAFITHGGSHGIYEGICNAVPMVLMPLFGDQMDNAKRVESRGAGLTLNILEITSKDLSTALKAVINDKKYKENIQRLSDLHLDRPIHPLDLSVYWVEFVMRHKGAPHLRPAAHDLNWIQYHSLDVIAFLLAVVLLFLFISLKCCLFCCRRCCSKKGRTRKPNKPKSH
- the LOC139797588 gene encoding UDP-glucuronosyltransferase 1A1-like — its product is MAPVLSAHLHVTAMLVQLLVLPGLAAAGKLLVVPVDGSHWLSMREVLDSLREKGHEIVVVAPEIGLHIKPSENYVMKFHPVNFTQEDLDEHFQAFLQDALQEGSSLERFLKIYQHMKRLSDMAISNCARLLYNKSLIQYLQESNFDAVLTDPVLLCGQILAEHLAVPSVFFLRGMPCSLEFEATRCPSPPSYVPRMLTDLSDNMSFLQRVKNLLFEIPNTFLCDFAFQPYEKLASEFLQRDVTAPDLLSHASIWLLRLDFVLDYPRPLMPNMIFVGGVNCVPKKLPQQVQDSNRDFSGFIPQEDL
- the LOC139797589 gene encoding UDP-glucuronosyltransferase 1A1-like, whose protein sequence is MAPVLSAHLHVTAMLVQLLVLLGLAAAGKLLVVPVDGSPWLSMREVLDSLREKGHEIVVVAPEIGLHIKPSENYVMKFHPVNFTQEELDENFQAFLQEVLQEGSFLERFLKIYQHMKRLSDMAISNCARLLYNKSLMQYLQESNFDAVLTDPVLLCGQILAEHLAVPSVFFLRGVPCSLEFEATRCPSPPSYVPRMLTDLSDNMSFLQRVKNLLFEIPNTFLCDFAFQPYEKLASEFLQRDVTAPDLLSHASIWLLRLDFVLDYPRPLMPNMIFVGGVNCVPKKLPQVGHALF